One Leucobacter muris DNA segment encodes these proteins:
- the gltX gene encoding glutamate--tRNA ligase: MSTSSVSQFSTATGSDVRVRFCPSPTGTPHVGMVRTALFNWAYARHTGGTFVFRIEDTDAARDSEESYAQILDSLRWLGLDWDEGIDVGGPHGPYRQSQRGEIYQDVIARLTEAGYLYESYSTADEIDARNEAAGRPKQLGYDNYDRDLTVEQREAFRAEGRQPALRFRVPDTDLSFTDLVRGDISFPAGSTIDFVVVRPNGAPLYTLVNPVDDALMGITHVLRGEDLLSSTPRQIALHGALVDLGIEQAIPQFGHLPYVMGEGNKKLSKRDPESNLLHHRSRGFIPEGLLNYLSLLGWSLAPDRDVFSRDEMVAAFDVADVNPNPARFDQKKADAINADHIRLLSESDFESRILPYLIAGGALPVEPGEQQLDVVRRAVPLVQSRITVLSDVVGLMGFLFTSADALVYEDDALKSLKDDAPQVLAASISALEAVPETEWQTERIQAALQAALIDGLGLKPRLAFGPLRVAASGRRVSPPLFESFELLGRDESFARLLRLEAQLADRG; encoded by the coding sequence ATGTCTACGAGCAGCGTTTCCCAGTTCTCCACCGCAACCGGCAGCGACGTGCGCGTGCGCTTCTGCCCGTCCCCGACGGGCACCCCGCACGTCGGCATGGTGCGCACCGCCCTCTTCAACTGGGCGTACGCCCGGCACACGGGCGGCACCTTCGTGTTCCGCATCGAAGACACCGACGCGGCGCGCGACAGCGAGGAGAGCTACGCGCAGATCCTCGACTCCCTGCGCTGGCTCGGCCTCGACTGGGACGAGGGCATCGACGTGGGCGGCCCCCACGGGCCCTACCGCCAGTCGCAGCGCGGTGAGATCTACCAGGACGTGATCGCCCGCCTCACCGAGGCCGGCTACCTCTACGAGAGCTACTCGACCGCCGACGAGATCGACGCCCGCAACGAGGCCGCCGGCCGCCCGAAGCAGCTCGGCTACGACAACTACGATCGCGACCTCACCGTCGAGCAGCGCGAGGCGTTCCGCGCCGAGGGCCGCCAGCCCGCGCTGCGCTTCCGCGTGCCCGACACCGACCTCTCGTTCACCGACCTCGTGCGCGGCGACATCTCGTTCCCCGCCGGGTCGACGATCGACTTCGTGGTCGTGCGCCCCAACGGAGCTCCGCTGTACACGCTCGTCAACCCGGTCGACGACGCGCTCATGGGCATCACCCACGTGCTGCGCGGCGAAGATCTGCTCTCGTCGACACCGCGTCAGATCGCGCTGCACGGCGCGCTCGTCGACCTCGGCATCGAACAGGCGATCCCGCAGTTCGGCCACCTGCCCTACGTCATGGGGGAGGGCAACAAGAAGCTGTCGAAGCGCGACCCCGAGTCGAACCTGCTCCACCACCGCTCGCGCGGCTTCATCCCCGAGGGGCTGCTCAACTACCTGTCGCTGCTCGGCTGGTCGCTGGCCCCGGATCGCGACGTGTTCTCGCGCGACGAGATGGTGGCGGCGTTCGACGTCGCAGACGTCAACCCGAACCCGGCCCGCTTCGACCAGAAGAAGGCCGACGCGATCAACGCCGACCACATCCGTCTCCTCTCCGAGAGCGACTTCGAGTCGCGCATCCTGCCCTACCTGATCGCGGGCGGCGCGCTGCCGGTCGAGCCCGGTGAGCAGCAGCTCGACGTGGTGCGCCGCGCGGTGCCGCTCGTGCAGAGCCGCATCACCGTGCTCTCCGACGTGGTGGGTCTCATGGGCTTCCTGTTCACCTCCGCCGACGCCCTCGTCTACGAGGACGACGCGCTGAAGTCGCTCAAGGACGACGCCCCGCAGGTGCTCGCCGCGAGCATCTCGGCGCTCGAGGCCGTGCCCGAGACCGAGTGGCAGACCGAGCGCATCCAGGCCGCGCTGCAGGCCGCCCTCATCGACGGGCTCGGCCTCAAACCGCGCCTCGCCTTCGGGCCGCTGCGCGTCGCTGCGTCCGGCCGCCGAGTCTCCCCGCCGCTCTTCGAGTCGTTCGAGCTGCTGGGCCGCGACGAGTCGTTCGCGCGCCTGCTGCGGCTCGAGGCGCAGCTCGCGGATCGGGGGTAG
- the rlmN gene encoding 23S rRNA (adenine(2503)-C(2))-methyltransferase RlmN — MDPNKLNHDAQPAEGKLIKTRPRAGADGARPQVKPQAEGWTQITSPDGRPTLQFASPRVKQPATHLADLTLAEREAKVVEIGLPKFRAKQLSKHYFEHRTTDPEHMTDLPKDRRDELVETFFPPLLTEVKRLVTDDGATIKFLWRLFDVALVESVLMRYPGRITLCVSSQCGCGMNCPFCATGQAGLTRNMSTAEILDQVVQANRVIAEGGLGRKRESGNGAEPERVNNIVFMGMGEPLANYKRVMNAVHRMIAPSPEGLGMSARGITVSTVGLAPAIRKLADEEIPIIFALSLHAPDDELRDDLIPVNSRWKVEEVLDAAYHYYEKTGRRVSIEYALIKDMNDHAWRADLLADKLNQRGRGWVHVNPIPLNPTPGSIWTSSTREVTREFVDRLNAAGVPTTLRDTRGKEIDGACGQLVATEQDKEEAAAFAAS; from the coding sequence ATGGATCCCAACAAGCTCAACCATGACGCGCAGCCCGCAGAGGGCAAACTGATCAAGACCCGCCCGCGCGCCGGTGCTGACGGTGCGCGCCCGCAGGTCAAGCCCCAGGCCGAGGGCTGGACGCAGATCACCAGCCCCGACGGCCGCCCGACGCTGCAGTTCGCGTCGCCGCGCGTCAAGCAGCCCGCCACGCATCTCGCCGACCTCACACTCGCCGAGCGCGAGGCCAAGGTGGTCGAGATCGGGCTGCCGAAGTTCCGCGCCAAGCAGCTCTCGAAGCACTACTTCGAGCACCGCACCACCGACCCGGAGCACATGACCGATCTGCCGAAGGATCGCCGCGACGAGCTGGTCGAGACGTTCTTCCCGCCGCTGCTCACCGAGGTGAAGCGGCTCGTCACCGACGACGGGGCCACGATCAAGTTCCTGTGGCGCCTGTTCGACGTCGCGCTCGTCGAATCTGTGCTGATGCGCTACCCGGGCCGCATCACCCTGTGCGTGTCGAGCCAGTGCGGCTGCGGCATGAACTGTCCGTTCTGCGCGACCGGACAGGCCGGCCTCACCCGCAACATGTCGACCGCCGAGATCCTCGACCAAGTGGTGCAGGCCAACCGCGTCATCGCCGAGGGTGGGCTCGGCCGCAAGCGCGAGTCGGGCAACGGCGCCGAACCCGAGCGCGTCAACAACATCGTCTTCATGGGCATGGGCGAGCCGCTCGCCAACTACAAGCGCGTCATGAACGCGGTGCACCGCATGATCGCTCCGTCGCCCGAGGGGCTCGGCATGTCGGCGCGAGGCATCACGGTGTCGACCGTGGGGCTCGCGCCCGCCATCCGCAAGCTCGCTGACGAGGAGATCCCGATCATCTTCGCGCTGTCGCTGCACGCGCCCGACGACGAGCTGCGCGACGACCTGATCCCGGTCAACAGCCGGTGGAAGGTCGAGGAGGTGCTCGACGCGGCCTACCACTACTACGAGAAGACGGGCCGACGCGTCTCGATCGAGTACGCCCTCATCAAAGACATGAACGATCATGCCTGGCGCGCCGATCTGCTGGCCGACAAGCTGAACCAGCGCGGGCGCGGCTGGGTGCATGTGAACCCGATCCCGCTCAACCCGACGCCCGGCTCGATCTGGACCTCCTCGACCCGCGAGGTCACCCGCGAGTTCGTCGACCGACTCAACGCGGCCGGTGTGCCGACCACGCTGCGCGATACCCGGGGCAAGGAGATCGACGGCGCCTGCGGTCAGCTGGTCGCGACCGAGCAGGACAAGGAGGAGGCCGCGGCTTTCGCCGCGAGCTGA
- a CDS encoding queuosine precursor transporter has protein sequence MSETQQMNAVQGTEDPSKYLTPGARAASAGGRYALISAIFVGILLISNVVAVKPIAFGAIPFGEFSLPLVFDGGVFLFPLAYILGDVLAEVYGLKASRRAILTAFGLALVASLTILAVQVSPPADGWENQEAFAAVLGFVPRIVAASLVAFLAGQLMNAWVLDRMRRRTSGRFLRTRLIGSTLVGQLIDTLLFCTIAFAGIITGLDFVMYIVLGYVVKVLAEIVLLPVTTRVIRAVRAAEERGTAA, from the coding sequence ATGAGTGAGACGCAGCAGATGAACGCCGTACAGGGAACCGAGGATCCGTCGAAGTACCTCACGCCCGGCGCACGCGCCGCCTCGGCGGGAGGGCGCTACGCGCTGATCTCGGCGATCTTCGTGGGCATCCTGCTCATCTCGAACGTGGTTGCGGTCAAGCCGATCGCGTTCGGCGCGATCCCCTTCGGAGAGTTCTCGCTGCCGCTCGTGTTCGACGGCGGCGTGTTCCTCTTCCCGCTCGCCTACATCCTGGGCGACGTGCTCGCCGAGGTCTACGGGCTGAAGGCCTCGCGCCGCGCGATCCTCACGGCGTTCGGGCTCGCCCTGGTCGCGTCGCTCACGATCCTCGCCGTGCAGGTGTCGCCGCCAGCCGACGGCTGGGAGAACCAGGAGGCCTTCGCCGCGGTGCTCGGCTTCGTGCCGCGCATCGTGGCCGCGAGCCTGGTCGCGTTCCTCGCGGGGCAGCTGATGAACGCGTGGGTGCTGGATCGCATGCGCCGGCGCACCTCGGGCCGGTTCCTGCGCACCCGCCTCATCGGCTCGACCCTCGTCGGTCAGCTGATCGACACGCTGCTGTTCTGCACCATCGCGTTCGCCGGCATCATCACCGGCCTCGACTTCGTGATGTACATCGTGCTCGGCTACGTGGTGAAGGTGCTCGCCGAGATCGTGCTGCTGCCGGTGACGACGCGCGTGATCCGCGCCGTTCGCGCCGCCGAGGAACGCGGCACCGCCGCGTAG
- a CDS encoding aminotransferase class V-fold PLP-dependent enzyme, with the protein MTADQAPASRTTHSALPIAELGFRAGAGYLSACTAGLPTAATARAMRAFVDEWAAGRADARALGEQADRCRELFADLAGVAADRVALGSQVSQLVAVVASSVPDGAEVICATGDFSSLTHPFEQLAHRGVRVRYAPVARLADEVGPDTALVAFSLVQSASGEVADAAAIRSSAERVGARTLVDLTQSLGWLPVGAAAFDFTVCHAYKWLCAPRGTAFLTVRAGLDDELVPMAAGWYSADDVWSSCYAGHTPLAAGAGRFDVSPAWPVLGGTEAALRDLAALDPAAVHAHDLGLANAARRVLGLPTGDSAIVTWADPDGRDLAALTAGGITASGRAGNARIAFHLWNTTDDVELLARALGR; encoded by the coding sequence ATGACCGCCGACCAGGCCCCTGCCTCCCGCACCACTCACTCGGCTCTGCCCATCGCCGAGCTCGGATTCCGCGCCGGCGCCGGTTACCTCTCCGCGTGCACAGCGGGGCTGCCGACCGCCGCCACCGCACGGGCGATGCGGGCGTTCGTGGACGAGTGGGCTGCGGGGCGCGCCGACGCCCGCGCGCTCGGCGAGCAGGCCGACCGCTGCCGCGAGCTCTTCGCAGACCTCGCCGGTGTCGCCGCCGACCGCGTGGCGCTCGGCTCGCAGGTCTCTCAGCTCGTCGCCGTCGTCGCGAGCTCGGTGCCCGACGGCGCGGAGGTGATCTGCGCGACCGGCGACTTCTCCTCGCTCACCCACCCCTTCGAACAGCTCGCCCATCGCGGGGTGCGGGTGCGCTACGCGCCCGTGGCGCGGCTCGCCGACGAGGTGGGGCCGGACACGGCGCTCGTCGCGTTCTCGCTCGTGCAGTCAGCCTCGGGCGAAGTGGCCGACGCCGCGGCGATCAGGAGCTCCGCCGAGCGCGTCGGGGCGCGCACCCTCGTCGACCTCACCCAGTCGCTCGGCTGGCTACCCGTCGGCGCCGCGGCCTTCGACTTCACCGTCTGCCACGCCTACAAGTGGCTGTGCGCGCCCCGCGGCACGGCCTTCCTCACCGTGCGCGCCGGGCTCGACGACGAGCTCGTGCCGATGGCGGCCGGCTGGTACTCGGCCGACGACGTCTGGAGCTCCTGCTACGCGGGGCACACGCCCCTCGCCGCGGGTGCGGGGCGCTTCGACGTCTCCCCCGCATGGCCGGTGCTCGGCGGCACCGAGGCTGCGCTGCGCGATCTCGCGGCGCTCGACCCGGCCGCCGTGCACGCGCACGACCTCGGGCTCGCGAACGCCGCGCGCCGGGTGCTCGGGCTGCCGACCGGCGACTCCGCGATCGTCACCTGGGCCGACCCCGACGGCCGCGACCTCGCCGCGCTCACCGCCGGCGGCATCACGGCATCGGGTCGGGCGGGCAACGCGCGCATCGCGTTCCACCTCTGGAACACGACCGACGACGTCGAGCTGCTGGCTCGCGCGCTCGGGCGCTGA
- a CDS encoding LysR family transcriptional regulator, with amino-acid sequence MTTLRTTDPLGSIDSTELRILHALATTGSLTAAAASLGLSQPAVSQRIKRVETRLAVPLIERSGRGIRLTPAGRILADHGRTVVAEIDAALAAIDDLRGERAGTLRMVGFPSASATLVPALMRELAVEAPDVALQYREAEPPAATAMLRDGEVDCALIFDYEGAAELPAGSAFLPLWREEVRLVASDDRAAGSDEVRLGEFAADHWIAGCEKCRGHLLSAAGEAGFEPDIIQETDNVPAMLAMAAAGGAVALVPGLALAAARTLPDDAHALRLDPPRYRTIGIVSMVTANESPQVRLAKRLLASVDGSCWGLEPVA; translated from the coding sequence ATGACCACGCTCCGCACCACCGACCCCCTCGGCTCGATCGACTCGACCGAGTTGCGCATCCTGCACGCGCTCGCGACGACGGGCTCGCTCACCGCGGCGGCCGCGAGCCTCGGCCTGAGCCAGCCGGCCGTGAGCCAGCGCATCAAGCGCGTCGAGACGCGTCTCGCCGTGCCGCTCATCGAGCGCAGCGGGCGCGGCATCCGCCTCACCCCGGCCGGCCGTATCCTCGCCGACCACGGTCGCACCGTGGTGGCCGAGATCGACGCCGCGCTCGCCGCGATCGACGATCTGCGCGGGGAGCGGGCGGGCACGCTGCGCATGGTCGGCTTCCCGAGCGCGAGCGCCACGCTCGTGCCGGCGCTGATGCGCGAGCTCGCGGTCGAGGCCCCCGATGTCGCCCTGCAGTACCGCGAGGCCGAGCCCCCCGCCGCGACCGCGATGCTGCGCGACGGCGAGGTCGACTGCGCCCTCATCTTCGACTACGAGGGAGCCGCCGAGCTTCCCGCTGGCAGCGCCTTCCTGCCGCTGTGGCGCGAGGAGGTGCGACTCGTGGCCTCCGACGACCGCGCCGCCGGCAGCGACGAGGTGAGGCTCGGCGAGTTCGCGGCCGACCACTGGATCGCAGGCTGCGAGAAGTGCCGCGGCCACCTGCTGAGCGCGGCGGGCGAGGCCGGCTTCGAGCCCGACATCATCCAGGAGACCGACAACGTGCCCGCGATGCTCGCGATGGCCGCGGCTGGGGGTGCCGTCGCCCTCGTGCCGGGGCTCGCACTCGCCGCGGCCCGCACCCTGCCCGACGACGCGCACGCGCTGCGGCTCGACCCGCCCCGCTACCGCACGATCGGCATCGTCTCCATGGTCACCGCGAACGAGAGCCCCCAGGTGCGTCTCGCGAAGCGGCTGCTCGCGAGCGTCGACGGCTCGTGCTGGGGGCTGGAGCCCGTCGCGTGA
- a CDS encoding aldo/keto reductase: protein MNAQRAHNGFTLPAIGLGTYQLNGSAGAAAVSEAVRGGYRLLDSAFRYENEGAVGRGARDSGADRASLIVTSKLPGRHHEHEAALRTIEESVYRTGLDAIDLYLIHWPNPITDRYVEAWGALLEARERGLVRQVGVSNFLPEHIERLERETGVLPVVNQIEVHPFFPQQEALDYHRERGIITEAWSPVGRGREPMHAEAVAEIAAARGISPVQAILAWHVARGVVPLPKSLNPDRQRENLAAAEIRLSDAEVDAITALGRPDGRLAGQDPAVYEEF from the coding sequence ATGAACGCACAGCGCGCCCACAACGGATTCACCCTTCCCGCGATCGGACTCGGCACCTATCAGCTGAACGGCTCGGCGGGCGCCGCCGCGGTGAGCGAGGCCGTGCGCGGCGGCTACCGCCTGCTCGACTCCGCATTCCGCTACGAGAACGAGGGCGCCGTGGGCCGGGGCGCCCGCGACTCGGGGGCGGATCGGGCGTCGCTGATCGTGACGAGCAAGCTGCCCGGCCGGCATCACGAGCACGAAGCCGCCCTGCGCACGATCGAGGAGAGCGTGTACCGCACGGGTCTCGACGCGATCGACCTCTACCTGATCCACTGGCCCAATCCGATCACCGACCGCTACGTCGAGGCCTGGGGAGCGCTCCTCGAGGCGCGCGAGCGCGGGCTCGTGAGGCAGGTCGGCGTCTCGAACTTCCTGCCCGAGCACATCGAGCGCCTCGAACGCGAGACGGGCGTGCTGCCGGTCGTGAACCAGATCGAGGTGCATCCGTTCTTCCCCCAGCAGGAGGCGCTCGACTACCACCGCGAGCGCGGCATCATCACCGAGGCGTGGAGCCCGGTGGGCCGCGGCCGCGAGCCGATGCACGCGGAGGCCGTGGCGGAGATCGCCGCGGCGCGCGGCATCAGCCCGGTGCAGGCGATCCTCGCGTGGCACGTGGCCCGCGGTGTCGTGCCGCTCCCGAAGTCGCTGAACCCCGATCGTCAGCGGGAGAACCTCGCCGCCGCCGAGATCCGGCTCAGCGACGCCGAGGTCGACGCGATCACCGCGCTCGGCCGGCCCGACGGCCGCCTCGCGGGGCAGGATCCGGCGGTCTACGAGGAGTTCTGA
- a CDS encoding MFS transporter, whose amino-acid sequence MLTVFMIAMARAIMVAIMAMTPLHLMHHEGTPHLVGVTLSLHIAGMYALSPVFGVLAGRIGRLQVIGIGWAMLLGAVALAYFAGPSHALVQIALVLLGLGWGAITVAGAALLTEVTPSADRPRWQGRSDTIMSAAGAIAGALSGVVFAIGDFSFLALVSGGLLALGALAMLWVRR is encoded by the coding sequence GTGCTCACCGTCTTCATGATCGCGATGGCCCGGGCCATCATGGTGGCGATCATGGCGATGACGCCGCTGCACCTCATGCACCACGAGGGCACACCGCATCTCGTGGGCGTGACCCTCAGCCTGCACATCGCCGGCATGTACGCCCTCTCGCCCGTGTTCGGGGTGCTCGCGGGTCGCATCGGGCGACTGCAGGTGATCGGGATCGGCTGGGCCATGCTGCTCGGCGCCGTTGCCCTCGCCTACTTCGCGGGTCCGTCGCACGCCCTCGTGCAGATCGCGCTCGTGCTGCTCGGTCTCGGCTGGGGCGCCATCACGGTGGCGGGCGCAGCGCTGCTCACCGAGGTCACGCCGTCGGCCGACCGGCCCCGCTGGCAGGGGCGATCCGACACGATCATGAGCGCCGCGGGCGCGATCGCCGGAGCCCTCTCGGGCGTCGTGTTCGCGATCGGCGACTTCTCGTTCCTCGCGCTCGTGAGCGGGGGCCTGCTGGCGCTCGGCGCGCTCGCGATGCTGTGGGTGCGCCGCTGA
- a CDS encoding carboxylate-amine ligase yields MAADTPAPPRFGVEEEYLLLDAQTGLPRDGADGMIAALPGLRAEHEYFHSQLETATPPCAAAAEAFVSLAEFRTAASRAATEQGLVLAGTGLPPLGGDAAGRVTDSERYRDIDRTMRGMVHRYYSTGTHVHVEVPSRDAGVEVFARIARWSPALVALTSNSPLWLGDDSGYASWRYLQLQQWPSSGYPPHFADAAAYDDVVQQLVRAGALLDTALVNWSIRLSERFPTIELRTADAQLESGDAVAFALVFRALVDRALREREAGAPVPEQQRDVLRGAHWLAARNGLSSDLMDPVSGSPKPAFDVIDDLVEHVADSLDAAGDLGHVQGLVERRRADGGAAALQLRAWNAGGIGALLDLYRDASEADA; encoded by the coding sequence ATGGCAGCCGACACCCCCGCCCCGCCCCGGTTCGGAGTGGAAGAGGAGTATCTGCTGCTCGACGCCCAGACCGGCCTGCCCCGCGACGGCGCCGACGGCATGATCGCAGCGCTGCCCGGGCTGCGGGCCGAGCACGAGTACTTCCACAGTCAGCTCGAGACCGCGACGCCGCCCTGCGCGGCCGCAGCCGAGGCCTTCGTCTCGCTCGCCGAGTTCCGCACCGCGGCCTCGCGGGCGGCCACCGAGCAGGGGCTCGTGCTGGCCGGCACCGGCCTGCCGCCCCTCGGAGGCGATGCTGCCGGTCGCGTCACCGACAGCGAGCGCTACCGAGACATCGACCGCACCATGCGGGGGATGGTGCACCGCTACTACTCGACGGGCACGCACGTGCACGTCGAGGTGCCCTCCCGCGACGCGGGCGTCGAGGTGTTCGCGCGCATCGCCCGGTGGTCGCCCGCCCTCGTCGCCCTGACCAGCAACTCGCCGCTGTGGCTCGGAGACGACTCGGGCTACGCGAGCTGGCGCTACCTGCAGCTGCAGCAGTGGCCGAGCTCCGGCTACCCGCCGCACTTCGCCGACGCCGCGGCCTACGACGACGTGGTGCAGCAGCTCGTGCGCGCCGGCGCTCTGCTCGACACCGCACTCGTGAACTGGTCGATCCGGCTCTCCGAGCGGTTCCCCACGATCGAGCTGCGCACCGCCGACGCCCAACTCGAGAGCGGAGACGCCGTCGCGTTCGCGCTCGTGTTCCGAGCCCTCGTGGATCGAGCCCTGCGCGAGCGAGAGGCCGGAGCCCCGGTTCCCGAGCAGCAGCGCGACGTGCTGCGCGGCGCGCACTGGCTCGCCGCCCGCAACGGCCTGAGCAGCGACCTGATGGATCCCGTGAGCGGCAGCCCGAAGCCCGCCTTCGACGTGATCGACGACCTCGTCGAGCACGTCGCCGACTCGCTCGACGCGGCAGGCGATCTCGGGCACGTGCAGGGCCTCGTGGAACGCCGCCGCGCCGACGGGGGCGCCGCGGCGCTCCAGCTGCGAGCCTGGAACGCGGGCGGCATCGGCGCCCTGCTCGACCTCTACCGTGACGCCTCAGAGGCCGATGCGTAG
- the tgt gene encoding tRNA guanosine(34) transglycosylase Tgt has product MDSVTEQTASPLPPSPADFGFAVEHRLDEGGDHGGDGRPLGRAGTIRTPHGDIQTPAFIPVGTKATVKALLPETVGRLGGQAVLANAYHLFLQPGSDIVDEAGGFGSFMNWHGPTFTDSGGFQVMSLGVGFKKVISMTEGMHQSDDVIAKNKERLAHVDEDGVTFKSFLNGDRHRFTPEVSMRIQHQLGADIIFAFDECTTLFNTRAYQEDSVDRTARWAVRCLDEHARQTAERSHRPYQALFGVVQGAQYEDLRRKAARGLAQMSGADAPEQQFDGFGIGGALEKAELGTICGWVSDELPENKPRHLLGISEPDDLFAGIAAGADTFDCVAPSRQARGGTMYSSTGRINAKAATQRRRFEPLDPECDCYTCENYTAAYLHHLFKAKEMLSSTLATIHNERFIVRLVERIRASIIDGTFVELREEVLGRQYGMEFAREAAARYAR; this is encoded by the coding sequence ATGGACTCCGTGACTGAGCAGACCGCATCGCCCCTTCCCCCCTCCCCCGCAGACTTCGGGTTCGCCGTCGAGCATCGCCTCGACGAGGGCGGGGATCACGGCGGCGACGGCCGGCCGCTCGGCCGGGCCGGCACGATCCGCACCCCCCACGGCGACATCCAGACCCCCGCCTTCATCCCCGTAGGCACGAAGGCGACGGTGAAGGCTCTGCTGCCCGAGACCGTCGGCCGACTCGGCGGCCAGGCCGTGCTCGCGAACGCCTACCACCTGTTCCTGCAGCCCGGCAGCGACATCGTCGACGAGGCCGGCGGCTTCGGCAGCTTCATGAACTGGCACGGCCCCACCTTCACCGACTCGGGCGGCTTCCAGGTGATGTCGCTCGGCGTCGGCTTCAAGAAGGTCATCTCGATGACCGAGGGCATGCACCAGAGCGACGACGTCATCGCGAAGAACAAGGAGCGCCTCGCGCACGTCGACGAGGACGGTGTCACCTTCAAGTCGTTCCTCAACGGGGATCGCCACCGCTTCACCCCCGAGGTGTCGATGCGCATCCAGCACCAGCTGGGCGCCGACATCATCTTCGCCTTCGACGAGTGCACGACCCTGTTCAACACCCGCGCCTACCAGGAGGATTCCGTCGACCGCACCGCCCGCTGGGCCGTGCGGTGCCTCGACGAGCACGCCCGGCAGACGGCCGAGCGGTCCCACCGCCCCTACCAGGCCCTGTTCGGCGTGGTGCAGGGCGCCCAGTACGAGGATCTGCGCCGCAAGGCGGCCCGCGGGCTCGCCCAGATGAGCGGCGCCGACGCCCCCGAGCAGCAGTTCGACGGGTTCGGCATCGGCGGCGCGCTCGAGAAGGCGGAGCTCGGCACGATCTGCGGCTGGGTGAGCGACGAACTGCCCGAGAACAAGCCCCGTCACCTGCTCGGCATCTCCGAACCCGACGACCTCTTCGCCGGCATCGCGGCCGGCGCCGACACGTTCGACTGCGTCGCCCCGTCACGGCAGGCGCGCGGCGGCACCATGTACTCGAGCACGGGCCGCATCAACGCGAAGGCGGCGACCCAGCGCCGACGCTTCGAGCCGCTCGACCCCGAGTGCGACTGCTACACGTGCGAGAACTACACCGCCGCCTACCTGCACCACCTCTTCAAGGCGAAGGAGATGCTGTCGTCGACCCTCGCGACGATCCACAACGAGCGCTTCATCGTGCGTCTCGTGGAGCGCATCCGGGCATCGATCATCGACGGCACCTTCGTGGAGCTGCGCGAGGAGGTGCTGGGCCGCCAGTACGGGATGGAGTTCGCTCGGGAGGCCGCGGCGCGCTACGCCCGCTGA
- a CDS encoding NAD(P)/FAD-dependent oxidoreductase has protein sequence MSAGQQSKPFEPTGSRTGELADEPDDGVNRVGVAIIGGGPAGLSAGLQLVRANRRIAILDSNRPRHSATLQSHGFLTRDGASPLELRRLGREEFEAYPTAVFSQAMTREVIPLSADEAITAGFPDGIGFRVRGTGIRGAADVEYVARRVLIAAGLTEDLPALPMIRAYYGTALHSCVECDGFEKTDKPLVLIGETSDLFARALLISRFSSDLIVFTNGADTLRPEQEAQLASIGVRVERRAIDDIVGEKAEMTGVRLADGEVVPRVGGFVRPRWHAPVEFMGELEIERDDWGLVVVDERGETSVRGVYAVGDIVPPGPQQLIIAAGNGARVAAKLNMDMIRGMLGVGMIDE, from the coding sequence GTGTCGGCCGGCCAGCAGTCGAAGCCTTTCGAGCCGACGGGCTCCCGGACGGGCGAGCTCGCCGACGAGCCCGACGACGGGGTGAACCGCGTCGGCGTCGCGATCATCGGTGGCGGCCCCGCCGGGCTCTCGGCCGGGCTGCAGCTCGTACGCGCCAATCGGCGCATCGCGATCCTCGACTCGAACCGCCCGCGGCACTCGGCCACACTGCAGTCCCACGGCTTCCTCACCCGTGACGGCGCGTCGCCGCTCGAACTGCGTCGGCTCGGCCGCGAGGAGTTCGAGGCGTACCCCACGGCCGTCTTCTCGCAGGCGATGACGCGCGAGGTGATCCCGCTCTCCGCCGACGAAGCGATCACGGCGGGATTCCCCGACGGCATCGGCTTCCGCGTGAGGGGCACCGGCATCCGCGGCGCCGCCGATGTCGAGTACGTCGCGCGTCGCGTGCTCATCGCCGCGGGGCTCACCGAGGATCTGCCGGCGCTTCCCATGATCCGCGCCTACTACGGCACGGCCCTGCACAGCTGCGTCGAGTGCGACGGCTTCGAGAAGACCGACAAGCCGCTCGTGCTGATCGGTGAGACGAGCGATCTCTTCGCCCGCGCCCTGCTCATCAGCCGATTCAGCTCAGACCTGATCGTCTTCACGAACGGCGCCGACACCCTGCGCCCCGAGCAGGAGGCGCAGCTCGCCTCCATCGGGGTGCGGGTCGAGCGACGCGCGATCGACGACATCGTGGGCGAGAAGGCCGAGATGACGGGGGTGCGGCTCGCCGACGGCGAGGTCGTTCCCCGCGTCGGCGGTTTCGTGCGGCCGCGCTGGCACGCTCCGGTCGAGTTCATGGGCGAGCTCGAGATCGAGCGCGACGACTGGGGGCTCGTGGTGGTCGACGAGCGCGGCGAGACCTCGGTGCGCGGCGTGTACGCGGTGGGAGACATCGTGCCGCCCGGGCCGCAGCAGCTGATCATCGCGGCCGGCAACGGCGCCCGCGTGGCGGCCAAGTTGAACATGGATATGATCCGAGGCATGCTCGGGGTGGGAATGATCGATGAGTGA